Part of the Spirochaetota bacterium genome is shown below.
GGGGTTCCTCAAGCGAACATGCAAGCCTATCAGCGAGAATCTCCAGCCGGTTGCTCATGTAGAGTTTTAATTCAGGCATTGGATAATCGTTGATCTTATTATGATTACATCTTTACTTGAATAAATAGATAGTCGAAAAAATTATGATTCCTAATTGCCCTTTTTAATTGAGAGAAGCTCCACTTCAAAGACTAGCGTTGCTCCAGGGGGTATGAAAGGCGGCATCCCCCTCCGACCATAAGCTAGATGATGCGGGATGATCAGTACCCTCTTTTCACCCTTACGCATATCTAAAAATGCTTCATCCCATCCTTGGATCACTCGCCTCACTCCTATGGGGGTCTCAAAGGGCTGATTCCTATCATAGGAGCTATCAAATTTTTTACCATAGATAAGATATCCGGAATAATGAGCCTTGATTATATCTCCAACAGATGGTTTTCTTCCCTTACCTCGCCTTTTTACATAATACCTAAGGCCTGATTCATTGCTAACAATCCTATCCTCTTTTACACCTAACTTTGATAACAATGACTTAAGCCACTTATCCTGTTTCTCCTTATAGTTTTTCAGCAATTCCTTATTTTGCGCAAAGGCCTTCTCCGCATCAAAAGCCTTAGCATCCTTTCCAATTTTTACAATCCTTATAGATTTAATGAAAACATCCTCAATAGGCTTATTCTGATTATCGGTCTTCACATTACCTATCTCTGTCAGCACATCCTCACCATAAACCATCTTCCCAAAAACTGAGTGCCTATTATTTAGGTTTGATGCTGGCTTAAGTGTAATGAAAAACTGGCTTCCATTGGTATTTGGTCCTGAATTCGCCATGGAGAGAATGCCACGAGAATTGTGGTTCAGCCCGGGATCGAACTCATCAACAAAGCTGTATCCCGGATTCCCCATACCGTTTTCTAAAGGACATCCAGCCTGAATAACAAATCCCTTGACTACACGGTGAAAGATGAGTTCGTTATAAAAGGGTCTCTTTTCCTTCTTCCCTGACTTCATGTTTGTGAACTCAATGGTTCCCTCAGCGAGCCCAACAAAGTTGCCCACTGTAACAGGAACCCTTTCATAATATAGCCTGAATCCCATTTTGCCCATGCTGGTATGAATGACAGCATAAAGTCCATCTTCTTTAAATTCTCCACAAAATGCAATTAATGAACATGTTAACAATATCACTGAAATAATAATCCTTCGCATCTTAATTACTCCTTTCTCAATTATAATATTACACTAACAGTAAAGTTTAGAGGATTTGGATAGCCCTAGCAATGTTACTCCAATTTAGCGTCACATTACATTTATAACTTTACGCTCAGCTTATATTGAACTAGTAATGATACTAAAACCTTCCCCTAAAGGCAAGAATAACCTTCTTGTATAAGTCAACAATTTACCCCCCTACTCTTGCCGGAAATAGAATTACTATAGATTAATCACATGTATATAAATTAAGTAATTCACTCTCAACCAACTCTGGATTATATGGAAAAATCTCTATGTCAAGGGTTAATTTATCCAAAACATAATATTTAAGCCTTTCAGGATCATCTACAATTATATCCTTTACCTTTCTATCCAAGCTTTTAATAAAATGCTCAATCCTCAGTGCGATTCCTTTTGTATCATATAATTTCCAGCATTGTGCAATCCTTGTTGGTTTAAAACTCCTTGTGTACTTTGCCTTTGCTGAGCCATTTATGTGTTGTAAATATCGCCTAAACAGATTTTCTGTATAACCCGTATAATAACAACCATTCTCACATTCAAGTATATAAATCCAATAATAATTTGATCTCTTCATAATAATAATCCTATATCGATCTTTTACTAATCCTTACATTTTTACAATTAAGATTTAACTTAGAAATAGCGAAATTGTACTCCTGTAAATGATAGGTTTCATTTTCATAATATGCAATATGAGGATATATTTATAATGCCCAATATACAAAATAAACTATATGAGATGATATAATAGATGAGTCCTTTAATAATATCGGATTGGACACTGACAATCTTCAGAAATCGTTTTATCCACATGAATTCATGAACAGAATGTAATATCATCATGCTTGCCTAAATATATAAAAAATTGCTTACAATTTTACATTAATAATATATAATGATAAATGTATCCCGAAGGATTTATGATTTATTAAAAATAATTGACATTTTATCTTTTTACTTTTTTATAAGTTTCTAATCAATTCTACTACTATCAATATATGGAGAAAAGGTTATGACCAAAACAATGAAAACAATCGAGGGAAATGAAGCTGCAGCTCATATTGCCTATGCGATGAGTGAGGTTGCTGCGATATATCCCATTACCCCTTCAAGTTCTATGGGAGAATATTGTGATGAATGGGCTGCCAATTATAGGAAAAATATCTTTGGCCAGGTATTAAAGATATATGAAATGCAATCAGAGGCTGGTGCTGCGGCTGCTGTTCATGGAGCCCTTTGTGCTGGGGCGTTATCCACTACATTTACAGCTTCCCAGGGGCTACTCTTGATGATTCCAGATATGTATAAGATAGCAGGGGAGATTATGCCAGCAGTATTCCATGTCTCAGCTCGCGCAATTGCCACTCACGCCCTTTCCATCTTCGGTGACCACTCGGATATAAATATTGTAAAACAGACTGGATTTTCATCAATAGCATCAAGCTCTGTGCAGGAGGTTATGGACCTTGGACTTGTAGCTCATCTTGCCAGCATCAGGGCAAGCCTTCCCTTTATCCATTTTTTTGACGGATTCAGGACATCCATGGAGATTCAAAAGGTAGAGATTATAGACTATGATGACATGGCCAGTCTTGTGGACTGGAATGCCATTGATCATTTTAAAAGCCGTGCTATGAATCCTGAACATCCTCAACTTCGGGGTACAAATCAGAATCCTGATATCTTTTTTCAAAACAGGGAGGCAATAAATCCCTATTATGATAAAATTATTACTATAGTTGATGAAGAGATGAAAAAGGTAAGCAATCTAGTTGGCAGGTCCTACAATCTATTTGACTATGTTGGTGATCCTGAAGCTGATAGGGTAATTATATCAATGGCTTCGAGTTGTGATGTTATTGATGAAACAGTAAAATATTTAAACGAACTCGGTGAGAGGGTTGGAGTTGTTAAAGTACGACTCTATCTTCCATTTTCTAGAGAACACTTTTTACGAGCCCTCCCTTCAACTGCCAATAGAATAGCTGTGTTGGATAGGGTTAAGACTCCGGGTTGTTTGGGAGAGCCATTATATCAAGATATATGTACTGTCTTTCATGAAAGGGGTGAAAAGCCTGTTATTGTGGGCGGCAGATATGGATTAGGAAGTAAGGATTTTACACCCAATATGGTAAAGGCGGTATTTGATAATCTCAAATCCAAGGAACCCAAAAACCATTTTACAGTCGGAATCGATGATGATGTAACTCATACATCTCTTGAAGTTGGACCAAATATTGATACCTCTTCAAAAGGGACTGTTAGATGCAAATTTTGGGGATTAGGAGCTGATGGAACAGTAGGAGCCAATAAAAATGCCATAAAGATCATTGGTGAGAATACTGATATGTATGCCCAGGCATACTTTGCATATGATGCTAAGAAATCCGGTGGAGTTACAATGTCTCATCTAAGGTTCTCACCACATAGAATCCTATCTCCATATCTTTTGACCAATGCTGATTTTATTGCCTGCCATAATCCTGCTTATGTCAATGAGTATGATCTACTCGATGGAATTAGAGATGGTGGAAGCTTTCTACTCAATTCTCCTTGGAGCATTGAAGAGATGGAGACCAATCTTCCTAATCGTTTAAAAAGAACCATTGCTCAGAAGAAATTAAAATTTTATAATATTGATGCTGTAAAAATTGCTGATGAGTTGGGTTTAGGAGCGAGAATAAATATGATAATGCAGGCTGTATTTTTTAAAATTGCAGAAGTCATTCCTCAAGAAGATGCAATTAGATATTTGAAAGATGCTATAAATAAGACTTATGGCAAAAAAGGCGAAGATATTGTAAATATGAATTATAACGCTGTTGATAAAGCAATTGATTCTGTAATAGAGGTAAAGATACCGGAGAGTTGGGCAACTGCAGGTCAGGATGCATATATAGAAAAAAATGAGCCAAAATTTATAACCAATGTACTTAGACCAATAAATGCTCAACAAGGGGACTCTTTACCAGTAAGCGCCTTCCCACCAGATGGTATATATCCAACAGGAACCACAAAATACGAAAAAAGAGGTGTGGCGGTCAACGTGCCTGAATGGATTCCGGATAACTGTATTCAGTGCAATCAATGTTCTTTTGTCTGTCCTCATGCCGCAATACGACCGATATTGGGTACAGATGCTGAAATAAAAGACGCTCCCAATGATTTCATAATGCTTGAGGCTAAGGGAAAGGAATTAGAAGGATTCAAATATCGAATACAGGTCTCACCCTTGGATTGTGTAGGTTGCGGCAACTGTGCTGATATCTGTCCTTCAAAGGAGAAGGCGCTTGTCATGAGGCCATTAACCACTCAAGAAGGACAAGTAACGAATCATAAGTTTTCTACAACACTACCAATAAGAGATAATTTAATGTCAAAGACAACAGTTAAGGGAAGTCAGTTTTGTAAACCTCTTTTTGAATTTTCAGGAGCATGTCCAGGATGCGGTGAAACTCCGTATATTAAGGTTATCACTCAGCTCTTTGGAGACAGGATGATTATCGCAAACGCTACTGGCTGTTCTTCTATTTATGGCGGTTCCCCATCAAGTTGTCCCTATACAGTAAATGAAGAGGGTCATGGACCAGCCTGGACGAATCCACTTTTTGAGGATCCGGCAGAATGCGCTTTTGGATTACATTTAGGTGTTGATCAGAGACGGGAGCAACTAGGTGATCTTGTCCAGGAGATTCTACGTCATGATATTGTCGCTGAATTGAAGGGTCTATTACAAAATTGGTTGGATAATATAAATGATGCTGATAAAACAAAGGAACTTAGGCCAAGAATAATGGAGTTACTAAACAATGAGCTTCCAAAATTCAAGGGGGATGTTGCTAGGCTAATCTCTGATATCATTAATCGCAATGATTACTTTGTTAAAAAATCGATCTGGGCTTTTGGTGGCGATGGCTGGGCATATGATATTGGTTATGGGGGTGTGGATCATGTTCTAGCCTCAGGTCATGATGTCAATTTGCTTGTCCTGGATACTGAGGTCTATTCCAATACAGGTGGACAGGCTTCAAAATCAACCCCTATTGGTGCTGTAGCCAAGTTTGCAGCTAAGGGTAAACCTATTCGCAAGAAGGATTTGGGAAGAATGGCTATGACCTATGGTTACGTGTATGTTGCATCGGTTGCAATGGGCGCAAATAAAAATCAATTTTTGAAGGCGATTACAGAGGCAGAAAGCTATCCTGGCCCTTCGCTCATTATTGCCTACTCCCCATGCATAAATCATGGGATCGATATGGGTAAAAGCCAAGAGGAAGAGAAAAAGGCAGTTGAAGTTGGTTACTGGTATCTCTATCGCTATAATCCTCTTCTTAAAGAAGAAGGGAAAAATCCATTCATCCTTGATTCTAAGGATCCGTCAGGTGATTATAGGGAGTTTCTATTAGGTGAAGTGAGATATTCAAGTCTAATGAGATCATTCCCTGATGAGGCAGAAAAGCTATTAAAAAAGGCTGAAGCTGAAATGAGGGAAAGATATGAGACTTATAAAAAAATGGCAGAATAGATTATAATCCCTTTCATAAGCACTTCTCGGGGAATTTTATTCTTATGTCTAACTCTTGACAGGAGTGAAGGATTTTTCACTCCTGTCAAACATGTGTATCACCACAGGATTTGGGCGATCTGGATTCGATACAGCGACTTCCTGCATGTAAGGCAGGCGCTCTAACCGACTGAGCCAATCGCCCAATTATTATATTATGATGATGAAAATTAACGAAAGAATATACTTATCATAGATAATAAATAATTAATCATTCTCAGGATGTTGAGCGCCCCTCCCCCTTGCTTTCTTACCATTATTTTATCCTACATTGAGTATGTTATATAATGCCGATCATCCTTTGGGAATATTATTGATTAGCTAAATATGGTATATTTTTGTATTCATAAGGAATTGTGAATATGGAATCTAATACATTATAAGATATCTTCTTCAACCTAACCTTCAAATATCTAGTCGACTCTTTAGGCCGAACCATAGCAGTGATACTCTCTACTGGAAAGGCATCATATTGCTTCATTATTGAGATCATCTTTTTCATTCCATTTCCAAGTTCAGCCTTTTGCGAAAAGGAATAGTACAGATTCATGAGAGCTGGCAAATCTTTGGTGAGCCATAAAGAGATCATCGTAGCGATCTTAGGTAGATAAATAACAATCTCAAAGCAATCGTAATTATAAATTCTCTTCTTTTCACCGCTTTCTCTACATAATATCTCATTTACAACTAACAAATTAAATATCGAAGAGATACCCTGATCAAAGCTTTCCTTATAGTTATTGAATGATGTAGATGAATAACGTCTCTTTATATCATCAATAAGATATACTCTCTGTGTATTAAGATCATATAGTATACGTTGAGGATGAGTCGATTGAGTAAATAATAAATTATTATCAGTAAGGTAAGTTTTTTGTAGAATTGAAACATCCTTTCCACTCAAGGTGCTGCTAATCGATTCTTCGATATACATCCCCTTTGCAACAGCATACATATTAAAAACATGATAAATAATTATTATAGTACTGATAATCTTAAATTTGCATAACATATTAAATCCAAATATATTTTTTGATAAGTATTCTTGATGCATGTATCAATCATTTTGCTTTCATTATCAATTATCGGTTTGTTATAAGTAATACCTTGAATTGAATGAAAAACAATTCGGTCGAATATTTTTTTATTCGAAGGAAAATTTTGCATGATCGATATAGAGCAAGCTTCATTTTCACTAGATGATAATCGAAATATCTGAATTTCTTATAGTATTGTCATTTTTTTCTTGCCTTCCTCTTCGTACATTATAATCTTATAGTAATTAACTTTATTTTATAATATAGACCAACTTGCCCACTATATATATGAAGACTATAATATCAATATTGATTGCATGTACATAAATGGAGATATGGTTAATCAGTCAATGATCAAAATTAAATGCAATTACTACTCTTTGCTACTGCTTACATGAAGCAGTACTGAATTATTCAATGCCATTGTTGATTATGCTTTGCTTAATATCATAATATACTGCGAAGTAAAGCAGCAAGTAACATCAAATAATAATAACTAAATATTCACAATTTAACTGGAGATAAGTGATGAGTAATAGTGACAGAATAAAAACATCATTAGAAATCGCTCTTGAGAGAAGCGCTAATATTGAGGTTGATAAGGTTGCGTTAAAAAGGAGAGAACTTGAACATGAAGGAAGAAGGATTGCTGGAATGATGATAAGTAATAATGCTGTAACTTTAGAGAGTCAATTGAAAGGAAGGGAGAAAAATGATATAGAAATAATTGTCAACTCAATTGAGGAAGTGCTACTGAGTAATATTCAGCTTCCTAAGAATGAGGTATCGTTGGAATTAATAAAGAATGAATATGAGATACTTATAAGAATAAAGGAAAATAAAAAATTAATAAAGAAAAAAATATCAGATATTGAACATTTATTTCAACAATATGTTGAACAGTTAACACTTTTGGAAAAACAAATTGCAGAGGAGCTAACACCTTCATTAAAAAAATTGGAGGAGCAAATTGGAGCACAATTGGGTTCGAAAGTAAAGATTAGTCCTGAAAGCAATCCTGAATATTTGAAGAAGAGAAAAGCGATAATCGAAAATTTTAACGCTCAATACAATGAACAGCTTTTATATCTAAAGAATCAGATTAAGAACCTAGAAAATGTGAGTAATTAATATTTATTATTTGAGCCCCACCTCAGCCTTTGCTGGGATGAGGCTCATTAAAAATAAATCAATGAGATTCGATTACAACGGTATATTACCATGCTTCTTCGGTTTGCCGATATTCTTCTTTTTCTCTCTTAATAACGATAGACTATTTATTAGAACACGTCTCGTCTCTCTCGGTTCGATTATATCTTCTGTAAAAATATTATCTGATGCCATATTAAATGGATTCCCAGCTAGTTCCTGATATTCTTTAAGCTTTTCTTCCCTCACCTTATCAGGATCGTCCGCTGCCATTATTTCTGCTGCATAAAAAAGGTTAACAGCCTGTCTAGGTCCCATTACACCCGCTTCCACTATTGGCCATTGAAAGATCATATCGGTATTAAGACCAGGAAGACAACCCATACCGAGGTTTCCTCCACCATAGGCCTTCCTTATTGTAACAGCTACTCGAGGTACAGTGGATTCACAGAGGGCATACAATACCTTTGCTCCATGGCGAATAATACCAGCATGTTCCTGTACACTCCCAGGAAGATAGGCTGATGTATCAATTAAAAAGACTAAAGGTATATTGAAGCAATCACAGAATCTAATGAACCTCGCCTGTTTATCTGAACTATCAACAGTAAGACTACCTGCCATAGTCATTGAGTTGTTAGCGACAAATCCCACACTATATCCATCCAAACGACCAAAACCTACAGTCATTTCCTTTGCAAATTCAGGTTTAATTTCAAAGTATTTGCCATTGTCCGCAATTTTACGAATTACCTTTCGCATATCAAAGGCTCTTGTGCTATCTGAAGGAACAATATCCGCTAATTCATCATCAAATCTTGTTGGATCATCCCCTGTTTCAACACGTGGTGGTTTCTCTTCACAATTTGAAGGGAGATAGCTGAGTAATTCCTTTATGCCATTAAAACAATCCTCTTCAGTAGGGAATCTCAGATCAGCTACACCGCTCTTTTGGGTATGAATCTTAGAACCGCCTAAATCATCTCCAGTAACATCCTCATGCATAACAGACTTGACCATTCGTGGACCAGTAATGTACATGTTACTCTTATCTGTCATAAATATAAAATCATTTAGTGCTGGTGAATACACAGATATACCTGCACAATTACCTAAGATGGCAGATATCTGAGGTACATATCCTGATGCATGTGTATTGGGGAAAAATATGGATCCGCCATTTTTGTCGGATATAGCGCCCATCTCGCCTTCTCCCCCTCCAAAGGCGCTCTGCGCTCCACTGTCCAGTTTTGGCATTCTTGCGCCAGGTGAATCATGTAAACCGATAAAGGGCACCTTCATATCCATAGCTCTTTCAACTGTAGTATACATCTTAAATCCATGCTTCATGCCTATAGATCCACCCTGAACC
Proteins encoded:
- a CDS encoding peptidylprolyl isomerase, producing the protein MRRIIISVILLTCSLIAFCGEFKEDGLYAVIHTSMGKMGFRLYYERVPVTVGNFVGLAEGTIEFTNMKSGKKEKRPFYNELIFHRVVKGFVIQAGCPLENGMGNPGYSFVDEFDPGLNHNSRGILSMANSGPNTNGSQFFITLKPASNLNNRHSVFGKMVYGEDVLTEIGNVKTDNQNKPIEDVFIKSIRIVKIGKDAKAFDAEKAFAQNKELLKNYKEKQDKWLKSLLSKLGVKEDRIVSNESGLRYYVKRRGKGRKPSVGDIIKAHYSGYLIYGKKFDSSYDRNQPFETPIGVRRVIQGWDEAFLDMRKGEKRVLIIPHHLAYGRRGMPPFIPPGATLVFEVELLSIKKGN
- a CDS encoding GIY-YIG nuclease family protein, with the protein product MKRSNYYWIYILECENGCYYTGYTENLFRRYLQHINGSAKAKYTRSFKPTRIAQCWKLYDTKGIALRIEHFIKSLDRKVKDIIVDDPERLKYYVLDKLTLDIEIFPYNPELVESELLNLYTCD
- the nifJ gene encoding pyruvate:ferredoxin (flavodoxin) oxidoreductase — encoded protein: MTKTMKTIEGNEAAAHIAYAMSEVAAIYPITPSSSMGEYCDEWAANYRKNIFGQVLKIYEMQSEAGAAAAVHGALCAGALSTTFTASQGLLLMIPDMYKIAGEIMPAVFHVSARAIATHALSIFGDHSDINIVKQTGFSSIASSSVQEVMDLGLVAHLASIRASLPFIHFFDGFRTSMEIQKVEIIDYDDMASLVDWNAIDHFKSRAMNPEHPQLRGTNQNPDIFFQNREAINPYYDKIITIVDEEMKKVSNLVGRSYNLFDYVGDPEADRVIISMASSCDVIDETVKYLNELGERVGVVKVRLYLPFSREHFLRALPSTANRIAVLDRVKTPGCLGEPLYQDICTVFHERGEKPVIVGGRYGLGSKDFTPNMVKAVFDNLKSKEPKNHFTVGIDDDVTHTSLEVGPNIDTSSKGTVRCKFWGLGADGTVGANKNAIKIIGENTDMYAQAYFAYDAKKSGGVTMSHLRFSPHRILSPYLLTNADFIACHNPAYVNEYDLLDGIRDGGSFLLNSPWSIEEMETNLPNRLKRTIAQKKLKFYNIDAVKIADELGLGARINMIMQAVFFKIAEVIPQEDAIRYLKDAINKTYGKKGEDIVNMNYNAVDKAIDSVIEVKIPESWATAGQDAYIEKNEPKFITNVLRPINAQQGDSLPVSAFPPDGIYPTGTTKYEKRGVAVNVPEWIPDNCIQCNQCSFVCPHAAIRPILGTDAEIKDAPNDFIMLEAKGKELEGFKYRIQVSPLDCVGCGNCADICPSKEKALVMRPLTTQEGQVTNHKFSTTLPIRDNLMSKTTVKGSQFCKPLFEFSGACPGCGETPYIKVITQLFGDRMIIANATGCSSIYGGSPSSCPYTVNEEGHGPAWTNPLFEDPAECAFGLHLGVDQRREQLGDLVQEILRHDIVAELKGLLQNWLDNINDADKTKELRPRIMELLNNELPKFKGDVARLISDIINRNDYFVKKSIWAFGGDGWAYDIGYGGVDHVLASGHDVNLLVLDTEVYSNTGGQASKSTPIGAVAKFAAKGKPIRKKDLGRMAMTYGYVYVASVAMGANKNQFLKAITEAESYPGPSLIIAYSPCINHGIDMGKSQEEEKKAVEVGYWYLYRYNPLLKEEGKNPFILDSKDPSGDYREFLLGEVRYSSLMRSFPDEAEKLLKKAEAEMRERYETYKKMAE
- a CDS encoding DUF6657 family protein, translating into MSNSDRIKTSLEIALERSANIEVDKVALKRRELEHEGRRIAGMMISNNAVTLESQLKGREKNDIEIIVNSIEEVLLSNIQLPKNEVSLELIKNEYEILIRIKENKKLIKKKISDIEHLFQQYVEQLTLLEKQIAEELTPSLKKLEEQIGAQLGSKVKISPESNPEYLKKRKAIIENFNAQYNEQLLYLKNQIKNLENVSN
- a CDS encoding acyl-CoA carboxylase subunit beta: MEKRINQLREIREKLKLGGGQDKIDKVHAKGKLSARERVDMLMDPGSVVEFGTLVGYRYNSPADGLIAGHGTINGRRVCFYCQDPTVQGGSIGMKHGFKMYTTVERAMDMKVPFIGLHDSPGARMPKLDSGAQSAFGGGEGEMGAISDKNGGSIFFPNTHASGYVPQISAILGNCAGISVYSPALNDFIFMTDKSNMYITGPRMVKSVMHEDVTGDDLGGSKIHTQKSGVADLRFPTEEDCFNGIKELLSYLPSNCEEKPPRVETGDDPTRFDDELADIVPSDSTRAFDMRKVIRKIADNGKYFEIKPEFAKEMTVGFGRLDGYSVGFVANNSMTMAGSLTVDSSDKQARFIRFCDCFNIPLVFLIDTSAYLPGSVQEHAGIIRHGAKVLYALCESTVPRVAVTIRKAYGGGNLGMGCLPGLNTDMIFQWPIVEAGVMGPRQAVNLFYAAEIMAADDPDKVREEKLKEYQELAGNPFNMASDNIFTEDIIEPRETRRVLINSLSLLREKKKNIGKPKKHGNIPL